CTCCCGGACGCCCGAGAGGCTCTCCACAGTCAGGGACGTCTTCACGGCTGACGCTTCAGCCACGCGGAGACCTCGGGGGTGCAGCGCTCACGCAGCGCCACGTCCTGGGACAGCCGCTCCAGCGTCTGGGCCGTGGCCTGCTGGGCCTCGGGGATGGGCTGGCCTTGAGCAGGGCCTGCATCTGCTCCAGGTGCTGGCGCGTGCGCAGCAGGCCCATGGCCTCGACGATGCGGCGCAGCAGCATGGGGGCGCCGCCGGTGCGGGCCACCACGTCCTTCCACTGCGTGCGCATCTGCTCCCACCACGCCTCGCGGCCGGTGCGGTTGCCCAGCAGCCCCGCCACGAAGCTGGGACACGTCCTGCGTCTTCACGGTGTCCGTGTAGAGCAGGCCGCGCGCGCGCTCGGTGAGCGCCGGGTCCTCGAAGGCGGTGAGGGCCAGCAGGTAACGCCGCTGCGTGGCCGGGTCGGGCTCCGACGGGAGCTTCTGGAGGAAGGCGTCGAAGAGCGCCGCGTCGCCCGCGCGCGCCACCATGCCCACCGCGGCGTCCAGCAGGTTGGGCTCCAGCGCGTCGCGCTCGCCCTGGAGCATGCGCGCCACGCGGGGCTTCGCCTCGGCGAGCGCTTCCTTCCCGCGCGCCAGTCCACCCACCGCGCGCACCAGCGCCGCGCGCCGCAGCTTCACCCGGTCCGCTTCGTTCGGCGCCGCCTGCCAGCCCAGCTTCTTCAGGCCGGGGCCCAGCAGCTTCTCGACCCAGGCGCGGAAGCGCACCTGGTCTTCGCCGTCCACCAGCCGGCCTTCGATGTACGCGAGCCGTCCCACCAGCTCGTCCAGGACGGAGTCGTCCTCCTCGTCGCCGAAGCGGCCGGCCAGGTCCAGCATGTCCGCCACCGACACCTCTCCCGCGCGCACCAGCGCCCACTGGTCCGCCAGCAGGGAGATGCGCTCGGAGGGCGCCAGCGCCTTCAGGTTCGTGGCCAGCTTCTCCAGGCCCGGCTTGTCATAGGCCACCCGGTAGAAGCCGGTGGAGGCGGCGTTGGCCGTCAGCCACTTCACCTCGCCCTCGCCCTCCAGCTTCACCGTGGCCTGCGCGTCGCGCAGCAGCACGCGCTGCTCTCGCACGCCGCTGGCGTCCTGGTAGCGAAGTACGACGGGCACCGGCCACTTCTCGCCGCTCGTCACGCCGGGCTCGGAATAGAAGCGGCGCTGCGACAGCGACAGCGAGCGCCCGTCCAGCTTCACGGAGACGAGCGGGAAGCCGCTCTGGCCCACCCACGCGGTGGCCAGCTCCTCCACGGGCTGCTTGGCGGCCTCGCCCAGCGCGTTCCACAAGTCTTCCTTCACCGCGTTGGCGCGTGCGTGCTTGCGCATGTACTGCCGGATGCCCTCGCGGAAGGGGGCCTCGCCGAGGAAGCCCTCAATCATCCGCAGCACCGCGCCGCCCTTCTCGTACGTAATCGCGTCGAAGCTCTCACCGGCCTCGCCCGCGTTGCGCACCTCGCCGTGGATGGGGTGCGTGGACTTGAGCGCGTCCAGGTGCAGCGCGCTGGCGCGGTGCGCGTCGAAGTCCAGCCACATGCGCCACTCCGGGCGCCACTGGTCCACAATCTTGAACGCCATCCATGTGGCGAAGGCCTCGTTCAGCCACAGGTCGTCCCACCACACCATGGTGACCCAGTTGCCGAACCACTGGTGCGCCAGCTCGTGCGTCACCACCTCCGCCACGCGCTTCTTCACCGACAGCGGCGCGGTGGCCGGGTCCAGCAGCAGCGCCACCTCGCGGTAGGTGATGAGGCCGGCGTTCTCCATGGCGCCCGCCTCGAAGTCGGGGATGCCCACCTGGTCCACCTTGGTGAAGGCATACGGCAGCCCGAAGTAGTCCTGGAGCTTGGGGAGCACCGCCAGCGCCACGTCCTGGCCAAAGCGCGTCAGGTGCGCCTTCTCCGGCAGCGCCCACGTGCGCACCGGGACGCCCTGCACGTCCTGCGCGTCGGTGCCCACCAGGGGGCCCACCACCAGGGCGATGAGGTAGCTGCTGAGCACCTCCGTCTCCTGGAACGTCACCGCGCGCAGGTTGCCCTCCTGCGTGTCCTTCACCACCGGGCCGTTGCCCAGCACGGTGAGGCCCTGCGGCACGCGCACGGTGAGGGCCCAGCGCGCCTTGAAGGCGGGCTCGTCGAAGCAGGGGAAGAGGCGGCGCGCGTCGGCGGCCTCGAACTGGGTGGCCGCCACCTTGCCCGCCTGGTACAGGCCGCGCAGGCCCTCCGTGAAGCGGCCCGTCCACGCGATGTCCAACGTCGCGGCGCCGGTGGGCAGCGCCTCGTCGAAGCGGAGCACCACCGTCTCGCTCGCCGCCACGGGCTGGATGGACGCGGGCTTGTGCTGCGTGTTGCCCGCGCGGAACGTCACCTCACCCAGCTCCAGGGCGATGGCGTGCAGGATGATTTCCTTCGACGGCGCCGACAGGTCCAGCTCGAGCGTCTGCTGGCCGGAGAAGGACTTCGCGTCCAGGTCCAGGGTCAGCGTGGCCGCGTAACGGCGGGGACGGATGGAGGTCGAAAGGCGGAAGTTCTTGTCTTCGGTCGGGTGCGCCATAGGGATGCGGAATCTAGCCTCCGCGCCGCCGCCTGCCTGGACTTATGTCAGGGGTGTTTTCAGCCACACCCTTGGCGGCCCGGAAAGCCGTTGTCTGGCGGGGCGGGGCACGAGCTGATGGAAGAGGCTGGATTCCCGCTGGAAGAAGCCTTCCGTGTGGAAGGAAGACGGCAGCTCCAGCAGAAGAAAGTCCAAGTGGTGACACAGCTCATGCAGCAGGGTGCGCAGGTAGGTGCGGAAGGCCACCACGCGCGCGTGCTTCGCCGTCCGCATCCAGAGCTGGATGAGGGGACGTTGGCCTCGCTCCAGGGTGTACATGCCGTGCAGCTCGCCGGTGGAGGAGGACGGGCGGACCTCCAGGACCTCCAGCCGGGTCCTCACCACGCCGAGCCGCTCGCACAACGCGTCGCTCAGGCGGGCGGTGGCCTGCTCCGTGTCCTCCACCCGGCCCGTGGCCAGCGCCTCGCGCAGCGCGGTCACCAGGGCTCCAGCGTCCGGGGCTCGCGCAGGCGGAGCGCGTGGACCGAATCACTCATCCGGTAGACGCGTTGCTGCGCGTGGCTGAGGTTGTCGAAGTAGGCG
This genomic window from Myxococcus hansupus contains:
- a CDS encoding M1 family metallopeptidase; this encodes MAHPTEDKNFRLSTSIRPRRYAATLTLDLDAKSFSGQQTLELDLSAPSKEIILHAIALELGEVTFRAGNTQHKPASIQPVAASETVVLRFDEALPTGAATLDIAWTGRFTEGLRGLYQAGKVAATQFEAADARRLFPCFDEPAFKARWALTVRVPQGLTVLGNGPVVKDTQEGNLRAVTFQETEVLSSYLIALVVGPLVGTDAQDVQGVPVRTWALPEKAHLTRFGQDVALAVLPKLQDYFGLPYAFTKVDQVGIPDFEAGAMENAGLITYREVALLLDPATAPLSVKKRVAEVVTHELAHQWFGNWVTMVWWDDLWLNEAFATWMAFKIVDQWRPEWRMWLDFDAHRASALHLDALKSTHPIHGEVRNAGEAGESFDAITYEKGGAVLRMIEGFLGEAPFREGIRQYMRKHARANAVKEDLWNALGEAAKQPVEELATAWVGQSGFPLVSVKLDGRSLSLSQRRFYSEPGVTSGEKWPVPVVLRYQDASGVREQRVLLRDAQATVKLEGEGEVKWLTANAASTGFYRVAYDKPGLEKLATNLKALAPSERISLLADQWALVRAGEVSVADMLDLAGRFGDEEDDSVLDELVGRLAYIEGRLVDGEDQVRFRAWVEKLLGPGLKKLGWQAAPNEADRVKLRRAALVRAVGGLARGKEALAEAKPRVARMLQGERDALEPNLLDAAVGMVARAGDAALFDAFLQKLPSEPDPATQRRYLLALTAFEDPALTERARGLLYTDTVKTQDVSQLRGGAAGQPHRPRGVVGADAHAVEGRGGPHRRRPHAAAPHRRGHGPAAHAPAPGADAGPAQGQPIPEAQQATAQTLERLSQDVALRERCTPEVSAWLKRQP
- a CDS encoding Wss1p-related putative metallopeptidase yields the protein MTALREALATGRVEDTEQATARLSDALCERLGVVRTRLEVLEVRPSSSTGELHGMYTLERGQRPLIQLWMRTAKHARVVAFRTYLRTLLHELCHHLDFLLLELPSSFHTEGFFQRESSLFHQLVPRPARQRLSGPPRVWLKTPLT